A stretch of Miscanthus floridulus cultivar M001 chromosome 13, ASM1932011v1, whole genome shotgun sequence DNA encodes these proteins:
- the LOC136499429 gene encoding uncharacterized protein has protein sequence MVLIDIRNMLQSMGKDIRSFPLLDIDHSYDDASHIPREIFEEASIEQNPEDVLLCDSLNAEQRSTYDEIMVVVYSKQGGLFFVDEPSGMGKTFLYRALLAKLRSQDKLAVATATSGVAASIMPSWRRTHSRFKIPLTVEEGGCCSFTKQNDYLLRIGGGTKEVNEDGNDGETVYHNFDSVVDDPYNYYPSEFLNSPTPNGLPPHVLKLKLGCPVILLRNIDLANGLCNGTRLVVRGFRRNTIDTKIVVGQHVGKRVFLPRISLCPFDDEMFPFQFNRKQFPIRLSFVMTVSKS, from the exons ATGGTTTTGATAGATATTAGAAACATGCTGCAGTCTATGGGGAAGGACATAAGGTCATTTCCTCTTCTAGATATTGATCACTCATACGACGATGCTAGCCATATTCCTCGTGAAATATTTGAGGAAGCTAGCATCGAGCAGAATCCCGAAGATGTGCTATTGTGCGACTCACTCAATGCTGAGCAAAGGTCTACCTACGATGAGATAATGGTCGTTGTCTACAGCAAACAAGGTGGGTTGTTCTTTGTGGATGAACCTAGCGGGATGGGAAAGACCTTTTTGTATAGGGCACTTCTCGCAAAACTACGTAGCCAGGACAAGCTTGCCGTGGCTACAGCTACATCTGGAGTCGCAGCATCCATAATGCCAAGCTGGAGGAGGACCCACTCGCGTTTCAAGATACCCCTCACTGTTGAAGAGGGTGGTTGCTGTAGCTTCACAAAACAGAATG ATTATCTATTGCGCATTGGTGGTGGAACAAAAGAGGTTAACGAAGATGGCAAT GACGGAGAGACGGTGTATCACAATTTTGACTCTGTGGTAGATGATCCATATAACTACTATCCATCGGAGTTCCTTAACAGTCCGACCCCCAACGGGCTGCCTCCACACGTCTTGAAGCTCAAGCTCGGGTGTCCTGTcatattgcttaggaatattgaccTTGCCAATGGGCTATGCAATGGTACAAGGCTGGTGGTGCGGGGGTTTCGAAGAAATACAATTGATACGAAAATCGTGGTGGGGCAGCATGTTGGGAAGCGGGTATTCCTTCCTCGAATATCGTTATGCCCGTTCGATGACGAGATGTTCCCGTTCCAGTTTAATAGAAAGCAATTTCCTATCAGGCTGAGCTTTGTCATGACGGTCAGCAAGTCATAG